A portion of the Saimiri boliviensis isolate mSaiBol1 chromosome 1, mSaiBol1.pri, whole genome shotgun sequence genome contains these proteins:
- the CHSY3 gene encoding chondroitin sulfate synthase 3 isoform X2: MAVRSRRPWMSVALGLVLGFTAASWLIAPRVAELSERKRRGSSLCSYYGRSAAGPGAGAQQPLPQPQSRPRQEQSPPPARQELQGPSLPEAAPGITNFRSSPWQQPPPLQQRRRGREPEGATGLPGAPAAKGEPEEEDGGAAGQRRGGRPGSSHNGSGDGGAAAPSARPRDFLYVGVMTAQKYLGSRALAAQRTWARFIPGRVEFFSSQQPPNAGQPPPPLPVIALPGVDDSYPPQKKSFMMIKYMHDHYLDKYEWFMRADDDVYIKGDKLEEFLRSLNSSKPLYLGQTGLGNIEELGKLGLEPGENFCMGGPGMIFSREVLRRMVPHIGECLREMYTTHEDVEVGRCVRRFGGTQCVWSYEMSFHELSVHTAIDGHSHSSCSAWCSPIDRDATTVP; the protein is encoded by the exons ATGGCCGTGCGCTCCCGCCGCCCGTGGATGAGCGTGGCATTGGGGCTGGTGCTGGGCTTCACCGCCGCGTCCTGGCTCATCGCCCCCAGGGTGGCGGAGCTGAGCGAAAGGAAGAGACGCGGCTCCAGCCTCTGCTCCTACTACGGTCGCTCCGCCGCTGGCCCCGGCGCCGGCGCTCAGCAGCCGCTACCCCAGCCCCAGTCCCGGCCGCGGCAGGAGCAGTCGCCGCCCCCCGCGCGCCAGGAGCTCCAGGGGCCATCGCTGCCCGAGGCAGCGCCCGGGATCACCAATTTTCGAAGCAGCCCCTGGCAGCAGCCACCTCCGCTGCAGCAGCGGCGGCGAGGACGCGAGCCTGAGGGCGCGACGGGGCTTCCAGGTGCTCCAGCGGCCAAGGGGGAACCCGAGGAGGAGGACGGGGGCGCGGCTGGGCAGCGGAGAGGCGGCCGGCCCGGGAGTAGCCACAACGGCAGCGGGGACGGGGGCGCTGCCGCCCCGAGCGCCAGACCCCGGGACTTCCTGTACGTAGGGGTGATGACCGCGCAGAAGTACCTGGGCAGCCGTGCCCTGGCCGCGCAGCGGACCTGGGCGCGTTTCATCCCTGGTCGCGTGGAGTTCTTTTCCAGCCAGCAGCCCCCCAACGCCGGCCAGCCCCCGCCACCCCTGCCTGTCATCGCGCTGCCGGGGGTGGACGACTCCTATCCGCCCCAGAAAAAGTCCTTCATGATGATCAAGTACATGCACGACCACTACCTGGACAAGTATGAGTGGTTCATGCGCGCCGACGACGATGTCTACATCAAAG GTGATAAATTAGAAGAGTTTCTTAGATCACTGAACAGTAGTAAGCCTCTCTATCTGGGACAGACTGGCCTGGGGAATATTGAAGAGCTTGGAAAGCTGGGACTGGAGCCTGGGGAGAACTTCTGTATGGGAGGACCTGGCATGATCTTTAGCCGAGAAGTTCTCAGGAGGATGGTGCCACATATTGGTGAATGCCTTCGAGAAATGTACACAACTCACGAGGATGTGGAAGTAGGAAGATGCGTTCGTCGTTTTGGTGGGACTCAATGTGTCTGGTCCTATGAG